The DNA segment TCTATGCAGATATTGATTGACATAACTGATCCCCTCTCCCCTGAAGAGTTGGATAGCATCATTGCCAAGATTAAGAACCAACTGGAGGCAGTGGCTCACTCTATTGAAATAGCAGGCAGACCCAACCATCAGTCAGAGCCAAAGAATAATGAAGGTATAAAGAAGCTATTAGATTGGTGCGATCGTCACAAAGTGTTAGTAGATGACCTTAATCTGCCAAGTAGAGAAGAACGAAATGCAAGGTAAATCTTTTGTTGATACTAAGATTCTTTAATTATTTCTACTGCCCTGAGTGCTGATTGCTATAGGGTAATTACTGAAGATTTACAAGACCAGCAAGTTATTGTTTATCAAGATAAACGAGTTCAAATCGTTAATCCTTTTTAGAGGAATGCTCTATGTATTGACTGCTGGTAAAACATTTATTCTTGGTTATACAGATGAGAATTTTGGAGTATTTCAAGATTTACCTGTGATTATATTTGACGATTTTACGACAGCTAGTAGATTCATAGATTTTCCATTCAAAGTAAAATCATCTGCGATGAAGATGTTAAAAGCAAAAAGTAAGGAAGTAAATCTTAGGTTAGTTTATGAACTAATGCAATTGATTGATTTCACAGTTGCAGATCACAAACGACATTGGATTAGTGAATATCAAAATCTTGAGATTGCAATTCCAGATTCACAAGAACAACAAGCGATCGCTCAAGTTCTTTCAGATATGGATAGCGAGATTACTGCCTTAGAGCAACGGCGAGACAAGACAAAGGCACTCAAGCAGGGCATGATGCAAGCACTTCTTACGGGGCGGATTAGACTACACTAAGAAACTACAATCACTTACGGAGAAAAATACCATGACCCTAGACGAACTGCAAAAACAAGCCCTAACCTTAACCGAAGCGGAGCGTCGCCAGTTAATTAACGCATTGTCTCAATCGCTTACCAATTCCCAAAAGCGTGCCCCCTATGGAAGGAACTGGAGAGATTTTAGAAGATACTGTTGCCCCTGCTCTGGCAGAATCAGAATGCATAATTTTAGCAAACCTCTCTCCCTGAAAGGATTTTGGGCGTTGATCACCATACGACATCATTATTTACTTGAAACTCTCAGAAACTGAGAACCGATAGCTTGGTTAGGTGGACTATTCCTGTCAGTATAAGACTTTATTTTCCTAGAACTAATTTGTTCAAGAGGATAGAGGTGCTTCCAGTATCCGACTTTATTTTTGCAAGTCACGGAAAATTGGACGACAGAATCGGCATTTCCAGCTTTCTGAGTATACGACTTTATTATTCGCATACAGCAGTGAATGAGGTATAACAAATCACTGCACCCGACCGTATGCTAGACTGTTTTTATCATCCAAAGTTATTGACGGCGGGTGAGTTCAGCCGTTATGTTTTGAGGAGAGGTAGAAAGATATGATGTCCCCACTTCTAACTAGCGCATTGCAAAAAGCACAGACTCTTCCAAGAGCAGTTCAAGATGAACTAGCAGAGCAATTTATTGAAGACATAGAGAATGAGATTAAATGGCAAGAAACATTATCTAAGCCGCAGAATAGTTTAATTATCAAAAAGCTTGCTGATAAAGCCATTTCAGACTCAGAAAAAGGACAGACCAAAGAAATGGGATTTGATGATCTATGAAGTCGGAGATAAATCCAGATTTTATAGAGCTATTTCAATATCTTCCAGAAAGAGTTAAAAGAACAGCAAGAAAGAATTACAGACTATGGAAGGACAACCCATATCATCCGAGTTTAGAATTTAAGTAGGGGAGTTTCATTTTACTAATGTTGGCATGGGACATAATCTTAGCAAACCTCTCTCCCTGAAAGGATTTTGGGCGTTGATCACCATACGACATCATTATTTACTTGAAACTCTCTGGCGTTTGAGTTTCAAGTTCTAATGTGACTATGATCGGATTAGCTGAATTTTATCTAGCTGTTGGGTTTCTTTGAAGGAGGATTAAATCATGATGTTAAGAGCTGTGGAAGCGATCGTTGAACCAGACGGTACTATTCGCCCATTAGAGCCTTTGCAAGTTAAGGTTGCGACTAGGGCGATCGTAACTTTGCTGGAGGAGGAGATGGATAGCCCAGTGTGG comes from the Synechococcus sp. C9 genome and includes:
- a CDS encoding restriction endonuclease subunit S — encoded protein: MTAGKTFILGYTDENFGVFQDLPVIIFDDFTTASRFIDFPFKVKSSAMKMLKAKSKEVNLRLVYELMQLIDFTVADHKRHWISEYQNLEIAIPDSQEQQAIAQVLSDMDSEITALEQRRDKTKALKQGMMQALLTGRIRLH